In Desulfosediminicola ganghwensis, a single window of DNA contains:
- a CDS encoding exosortase C-terminal domain/associated protein EpsI, with translation MTSITFRYIAAILLLISTSAVVNALQYTAKHDDETGFAILRQIPSQIGEWQGRDYPLEEKVYDILETRSIIHRSFNSDSGQNAFLSIVHYHDTKVDFHRPESCLGGRGVELEKTTKAVTLQSNSEPITFDIARIISTSSNGKTLVYYFFKANRFIGSSYLMMRLNIAANKMTGNDTRGSLIRISTNYTPGRETEAETVLLGFLQDLFPHIENLL, from the coding sequence ATGACAAGTATTACATTCCGATACATTGCAGCTATTCTCCTGTTGATATCGACCTCCGCCGTGGTCAATGCCCTCCAGTACACCGCCAAGCATGATGATGAAACAGGATTCGCCATCCTGAGGCAAATCCCTTCACAAATCGGCGAATGGCAGGGGAGAGACTATCCTTTAGAGGAAAAGGTTTATGATATTCTCGAAACCAGGTCCATTATCCACCGTTCATTCAATAGCGACAGCGGGCAAAATGCCTTCCTCTCCATTGTCCATTACCACGACACAAAGGTAGATTTCCATAGACCCGAGTCCTGCCTGGGTGGAAGAGGCGTGGAACTTGAAAAGACCACCAAGGCTGTGACACTGCAATCAAACAGCGAGCCCATCACCTTTGATATTGCCAGAATAATTTCTACCAGCAGTAATGGGAAAACACTGGTCTATTATTTTTTTAAAGCGAACCGATTCATCGGTAGCAGCTATCTCATGATGCGTCTTAATATTGCCGCCAACAAAATGACTGGGAACGACACCAGAGGGTCACTGATCAGGATTTCGACCAACTATACACCAGGCAGGGAAACCGAGGCCGAAACAGTGTTGCTCGGTTTTTTGCAGGATCTATTCCCCCATATCGAAAACCTGTTATAG
- a CDS encoding exosortase/archaeosortase family protein, giving the protein MYNMELTSFMELIEVMKLIELMELKTTRFKRSPFGHILGLTIVCLLIIFLYKITLLWMYDRYTAADSYYSHGFLVPLISLYFIYQKRQQLQLYTQQFSMLGLLLILFALLLHILGTVLYIFSISGFSIFFLTIGLSLFLFGNQRTKVIWFPLLFLIFMFPLPMTVISFIAFPLKMMAAKAGVWVTSLLGVPVYHEGFNIYIPAGHLLVDNPCSGLRSLISFMALGSIFAYVAPIPTGRKWLLFLLTIPIALFSNFTRVPLLVQASHYLGLEAAAPDTIIHTGTGILVFVIGFVLLLTSAKVLE; this is encoded by the coding sequence ATGTATAACATGGAACTTACGTCGTTTATGGAACTTATCGAAGTTATGAAACTTATAGAACTTATGGAACTTAAGACAACTCGATTCAAGAGATCTCCATTCGGCCACATCCTGGGTCTGACCATAGTCTGCCTGCTCATCATCTTCCTGTACAAGATAACGCTGCTGTGGATGTATGACCGTTACACGGCAGCGGACAGCTATTACTCCCACGGCTTTCTCGTGCCACTCATTTCGCTCTATTTTATCTATCAGAAACGGCAGCAGCTTCAACTGTACACACAACAATTCAGCATGCTTGGATTGCTGTTGATACTGTTCGCCCTGCTCCTGCATATCCTTGGTACTGTCCTCTACATTTTTTCGATCTCCGGCTTTTCAATTTTTTTCCTGACTATTGGTCTATCCCTTTTTCTCTTCGGCAACCAACGAACGAAAGTTATCTGGTTCCCCCTGCTTTTTCTGATCTTCATGTTCCCGCTCCCAATGACTGTTATCAGCTTTATAGCATTCCCGCTGAAAATGATGGCCGCAAAGGCAGGCGTGTGGGTGACGAGTCTGCTTGGGGTACCTGTCTATCATGAAGGATTCAATATTTACATTCCGGCCGGCCATCTCCTGGTAGACAATCCATGCTCCGGCTTACGTTCGCTTATCTCCTTCATGGCTCTCGGTTCAATCTTTGCCTACGTCGCCCCCATCCCAACAGGCCGCAAATGGCTGCTCTTTTTGCTTACTATTCCCATTGCACTCTTCTCAAATTTCACCCGGGTGCCTCTGCTTGTTCAGGCCTCGCACTACTTGGGGTTAGAGGCTGCAGCACCCGACACCATTATCCACACCGGAACGGGAATACTGGTATTCGTGATAGGCTTTGTTCTTCTTCTGACCTCTGCCAAGGTGCTCGAATGA